CTGCAGGGCGCAGCCGTGGTTCGGATGGAAAAAAGCGCAGGCGTCGCCGACCACCACGGTTTCCACGGCCATGCCGCTCGGGCAGTCGGTATCGGGCTCTGTCCTGCCGAACCAGCTGGAAGGATCTGCGGCCTCAGGACGTACGTACGGCAGGAACAGGTCGCGGTTCGAGAGAATATTCCTCATCTCCGCCGTATCGGCCCATACGCCGAAACGGCAGCAGCGGCTCCGGCACTGCTCGAGGCGGCAGGTCTCGGGAAATTTCGCGCGGAATATCAGCGGGTCGATTTTCATACGGTTCTTTTTAATGAGAATGTAAAATTATACACATTCTACGGTAACCTGCAAATCGTCGCCATCAGGCATGGCCGTATCCGCCGCAGTAGCAGAAGCATGGTGAGAAATGGCGGCCAGGTCACTGCCCGCGCTTGCGCCGCACCGTGACGGTCTCTCCGGCGATCCCCCAGTTGTCGGTTTCCACCTCGTCGATCGTCACGACCGTGGTCGCCGGATTTTTCCCGAGCGTTTCCTTCAGGAGCCGCGTTACTCCCTCGATAAGCCGCGCCTTCTGCTCCGCCGTCGCCCCTTCCCGCGTTATCCGGATATTCACGTAAGGCATCTCGCCACCTCCCGCGCCATTAGGATGCAGAAAAAATCAAATCATACCATCAGGCTACGCACGCCTCACGGGGTACCCCTCGCGGGGGACGCCTTGCCCGCCCGTCCATGGCCGTGCTGCGGCTCGCGAGCTCCTCGCTCGCTGCCATGGAGGGCAGCGTGCCGCGAGCGCATGGAGGCGCAGGAGCGGCCCGCCCTCCCTGGCTCCCGCTTCGTCGCTCGACGCCCCCGCGAGGGGCACCCCGTATCGGCGGCTTGCCCGCTGTCCAAGAATGACTAATGCTGCATCCTTAAAGCGGAGGGTCGGTGGCACAAAGAAAAAGGGCGGGGGCTCCCGGACCCCGCCCTTCATTGGGGCAGCCGCCGCAGATGGCGGCTGCGGTTAAGATCGACGTTCTACTGCAACACGCCTCCGACCACCGCGGGCGCGCCGGTGACCGCGGGCTCGGCACCGATCGCGTCCGCGCCTGTGGTCGGGTCCGTCCACTCGGAGAGAGTGGGCAGGGTCAATGCGGCGTAAGGAGTGACGTCAAGGCTTGCGCATCCGCCCGGCGCCACCATCATGCGCTGCTCCTTCTCCAGGGCTTTCACGTAAAACGTGACGCCGCTCGCGGTCATCGCGCTTCCGTCAGGAATCGTGAACTCGGGGACCCAGCGGATCGAGGAGCCGGGCCCTCCCTGCGAGCAGTCCGCGGCCGATCCGGTATCCATGTCGACGCATGTGCCGGGGATGCCGTGTAAATCCCCGTAGCCGCTGTATTCGAGGTAGAACTTCGAGTTCAGGTATCTGCCCGCCTCGAGATGCGTATACGAAAGCTGAAGCGGAGGATCGAATTCAAGGAACGTTCCGCCCGATTGCAGCCCGACATACTGGTTCCAGTTGTTGGGCCCGGTCTCCCATGTGTAGTAGACGGACAGGTTGCTGCGTGCCTGCCACGCGCATGTAGTGTTGCCGGTGTTGTCCCAGCCGCATGCGAGCTGGGACAGGTTGGACGACGACGGGTCGAACAGCGGCCCCGTCATAAGGCCCCATGGGAAGGAACTGCTGGAAGAAGAGGAAACCACCGCGCTTCCTCCGTCAAGAAGCAGCAGGGTGCTCGAGTTGAAGGTATAGGAGGCGTATGAAGCCGAGCCCGGCGCGGTCTGCTGGAAAGCGGAGGTATCCTTGAACGGATTCTGCCCGCCCAGGCTTGCGGCATCAGGGCAGTTTTCGAAACAGGCCAGCGTTGACGGGATCGTTTCAGTTGGGCTCACGACGACTTCCGTGTACGAAATGACCTCGGTGGCGTTGTCCGCCGCGCAGGCGAACGTGTTGTTCGGCGGCTCGCCCGACGGCGTGCATCCCTGGAGCTTGATCTGGACGCTGCCGCCCAGCGCCTGCGACCAGAAGAAAAGCTCGGGATACCGCAGCGCATTAATGTTGATGTCGACCGGGGTCATGTCCACCCAGGTGTAGTTGTTCTGCCTGTCCAGGTAGGCGGTCTTCGAGAATTTCGTGCCGTCCCAGAGGACGCGGAACTGGTTGTCGGTGCCTGATGCCTGATCGAACTCGTTCATATCGAGCGGGATGTTCACGATGTCGCCGAGCGCAAGGGTCTTCCGGGTGTTCTTCTTCAGCTTGCCCCCCGCCACGAGGACCTGGTAAGCCGTTTCCGTGCCGCCGCCGGGGCCGAAGGTCTGCTTGTAGACCGTTTCCCCGTTCACGAGCGTCACGTTGTCCTGGAACCAGGGGCCCCAATAGCCGATCCAGCCGCGGTAATCCTGTCCGCTCCGGGACAGGCGGACCGGGAACCCGGATTCGCGGGTGACCCTGGCGCCGTCGCTGTCATAAACCCCGTATCTCCATGCGGAGGAGTCGAAATTCTTCCGGTCCAGGCAGACGGTATCCCCGCCCACCCGCAGGAAATTGTTGTCGTTGAAGGCGATGGAGAATGATTTCGTCTGCGTGCCCTGGGGGGAGACGGACTGGGTATAGATCTTGCCCCCTCCATCCGCCGCGGAGTTGCGATCTATCGCGACCTTCTCGGTGAATGTCATCGCCCCTTCAGGCCCGGTGAACCCGCCTAAGTCGAAAAATTTCAGTACTACTTTTCCGGTGCCGGTGTCCAATTCGGATTTCAGTACACCCTTGAACATTTCAGTGGTCTGCTCGACTCCGCCGGCGACGGGAAAAGCCTTGAAGTTGATCGTAAAAAGCCCATACGGGTTGTTGTCGCTTACGCCTTGGGTGATAACCGCTCTTGCGTAAATCACTTTCTCCGGTTCATGCTCGCTGGAGGGTTCGTGTATCCACGCTTTAACGATCTGGGGAGCGGTGTTGTCGGCGCGTGATGACACAACCGTCCACATCTCGTAACTTGGCATGTTCGCTCCCGAGGACTGGTTGGCCGACTGCTGGCCTCCCGCCGAAGCGGAATCGCGCCCCTTGCACTGGTTCGTGTCGACCTGCGCCTTGTAGGCCCCCTGGTTCAGCATCGAGCCGTAACGGGTCTGCCCAAGCATGCATAGAATCTCGTTCACGGTGTCGAATGCCTCGACCGAGCGCTCCTCCACGTAGACGTTGGCCCGGTCCGTAAAATAATCCGAAGTAGAGGGAATGGGAGGAGGGGACCGCCTTGCCGCCGCTCGTGCCGGTGAACTTCCTCCGCCGGATTGCGCGTCTACGACGCTGACCTTTTCGGCGACTGTCAGCGCGCTTGCCTCTCCTGTGCCGCCGCCCGCGCCTGCCGCTCCTCCTCCCCCGCCGCAGGAGGCCAGTAACACGGCGGAAACGAGAAGAAATGCCAGGGACCCACTGAATTTTCTCATCTTCCTCCTCCTTCCTTTTTCGTCTGAGCGGCCGCAATTGAACGCGGCCGCAAAAGCGATTAATTCTTCTTAACGGAGGGGAAAGTGGAGGAGTTCAGTCAAAATCGCCAAAAATTTGACGGGAAAAAGAAAGGGCTCCCGAAGGAGCCCTTTCGAAGTCGAGAACTGCTGTCCCGGTCGTCGCGGTTTAGAGCTTCCCCACGAGGATGAACGCGATGACAAGGGTGTAGATGACCAGGGACTCGATCAGCGCGAGACCGACGATCATCGGGATGAAGATCTTGTTCTGGGCGGAAGGATTGCGCGCGATTCCCTCCAGCCCGGCGGCGATGGCCTTGCCCTGGCCGAGCGCTCCGCCGAAGGATGCGATCGCTATGCCGAATCCGGCTGCCAACGCGATGAAGGTCTTTACGTTGCTCCCGCCCGCTGCGGCGGCAGCACCTTCTTCAGCGGCGAAGGCGACGGAGGCCGCTGCCACGACAAGCAGGGCCAGCAGAAAAGAAATGGTGATTCTGCGGAACATCGGGTGTCCCCCTTTCGGATTATGAAATCCCGCCGGGCGGATTTTCGTCCCCCGGCGCGGTTGATGCCCTTGCCCGTTTCTGCTCTTTAGTGTTCCTCGGCGTGCACCACCGCGCCCGAGATGTAGATCATCGAGAGCACCGTGAAGATGAACGCCTGCATGAACGAGACGAAAACGCCTAACCCCATGAAAAGGGACGGCACCGCCCATCCCACGAACGCCAGCGCCATGAACCCGCCTACGACGGCGTGGTCGCCGGTGATGTTCCCCATGAGACGGAGGGAGAGGGAAAGCGGCCGTGCGAGGTGGGAGATGATCTCGATCGGCAGCATGATCGGCGCCAGCCACCAGACCGGCCCGAGGAAATGCTTGAAGTAGGGGAGCCCGTTTTCAACCACTCCGAAGATGTGCGTGGAAAGGAAGATGACGACTGCCAGGCCGACGGTGATGTTCATCTTCTGGGTCGGCGGAAGCAGCCCCGGAATGAGCCCCATCAGGTTCATGAACAGGATGAAGACGAAGCAGGTCGCAAGGAGCGGCATGTACTTCTTCGCATGGTGCCCCAGGATGTCCTCTCCGATGCTCGTGAGGAACCCCAGGATCAGCTCGAAGAAATTGCGGAAGGTCAGGCGCGGTTCAGGGACTACCATCTCTTCGGGTTTCTTGCTCCCGACTACGAGAAAGCTCAAGACCGCGAGGAGACCGGCCACGAACAGCGCCGCGTATACGTAGTAGTACTGCTTCCCTCCGGGCAGGGCCATGAAGAAGGAAAACCCGTGCTCCTCTGCGGCCATCGCAGTCGCCGGCATGCACATCAACGCCGCGATTCCCGTCAGCCATCTGCGCATCGTTATTACCCCTCCTTACCCTGTCTTCTGTCCCACCGCCCTGGTCAGACCTTCGAGGAGGATCCCCAGGAAGAGGCAGGACAGGCCCAGCAGAAATCCAAGCGCGTCGAACCACCCGGAACGGATGACGAGATAAACGACCGCCACCAGCCCGAGGAATTTCAGCACGTACTGGACGACGAACTCTTTACGGATCGGCCCGCCCCCGGGAAGCGCCTTTTCAAGGATCTTCCGTATGAGAAAGAAGTTCCCGTAGGCGATCGCTGCGCCGCACACGGCGCCCGGGAGCATCCCGAAACGCCCCGCGACGGCGATTCCGCCCAGGATCAATCCTGCGGAAAGGAGGATCTTCCTCTCCGCGGATCGAAGAGACGGGCCATCCGTTCCGTCCTTGCCCGCCCGGTGATCGCTGCCCGCCGGCGGATCCGTTTCGGCTCCGCCGGGAGCCTCACTTGCCACCGGGCTTCCTCTTCTTCTCTTCGATCTTTTCCAGGTCTTTTTCCGACCGGACCGCGGACCGGTAGAGGCTCCGCACGCCTGCCGCGAAACCGAACCCGAGCCACAAGATCGTAAGCCAGGGGCTGGTTCCGAGCCACTTGTCCAGGTAATACCCGACCGCCAAACCGACAACGACCGAGATGGCCATTTCCAGGCCGAGGGCGCTGTACCTGCCCAGCTCCCGGAATAGTTCCCTGCGGTCCTGCTTGTTATCGGCCACGGTGTAAACCCATGTCTCCTACCACACAATACGAGACGCAGTCAATCGGTCATTTTCTCCTGTCGCTCCCGTCCGTCCGTGGCCTCCGCGACATGCTGCCATCCATGGCAGCAACGGCATTCCGCGCGGCGTCGATGGTACGGTCCAGGTCCTTGCGGGTATGGGCAAGTGAGACGAAGCCCGCCTCGAATTGGGACGGGGCGATGTACACGCCGTTAGACAGCATCCCGTGGAAATATTTCGCGTACGCCGCGGTGTCGCTGCGCCTGGCGGTAGCGTAATCCACCACGGGGCCTTCCTGGAAAAAGACGGTCGACATGGAGCCTACCCTGTTGGTCCACGACTTGACTCCGGACTTGTCGAAGACGCCGTAAAGGCCTTCGGCCAGGTAATCGGCTTTTTCTCCGAGCTTGCGATACGTCCCCTTTTGCGACAGCTCGGTGAGGCACGCGATCCCCGCTGCCACCGCAAGGGGATTGCCGGACAGGGTACCCGCCTGGTATACGGGGCCTACCGGGGAAAGGGCATCCATTACGTCCCCCCGCCCCCCGAATGCGCCGACCGGAAGGCCGCCTCCGATGATCTTCCCCAGCACCGTGAGGTCCGGTTCGATCCCCAGAAACTCCTGCGCCCCGCCGAAGGCGACGCGGAACCCGGAGATCACCTCGTCGAAAATCAGCAGCGCCCCCTCCTTGTTCGTCAATTCGCGCAAGGTGTCGAGAAACCCGGGGGCCGGAGGAATAACACCCATATTGCCCGGCACGGGCTCTACGATGACTGCGGCGATCTCGCCCTTGTTCGCCTCGAACAACCGCTGAACCGAGGCGGCGTCGTTGAAGTTCGCAGTCAGCGTGTGGCGTGCCAGGTCCTTTGGGACACCTGGCGAATCGGGCTGGCCGAATGTCAGTACACCGGAGCCCGCCTTGACGAGCATCGAGTCGGCATGGCCGTGGTAGCAACCTTCGAACTTTACGATCTTGTCCCGGCCGGTGAACCCCCTGGCCAGGCGGACGGCGCTCATGGCGGCTTCGGTGCCCGATGAAACAAGGCGCACCTTCTTCATCGAGGGGAAGGCGCGACGGATAAGTTTCGCAAGCCTGACCTCTCCCTCCGTCGGCGCGCCGTAACTCGTCCCTCTTCCGGCAGCGCTGCGGATGGCAGCCACAACCTTCGGGTGTGCGTGGCCGAGGATCATGGGCCCCCAGGAGGAAACGTAATCGATGTAAGTATTTCCGTCCACATCGGTGACCCTTGCCCCTTTCGCTTTCGCGATAAACAAGGGAGTTCCGCCCACCGACCGGAAGGCACGCACCGGAGAATTCACCCCCCCGGGGATGACCTTTTTCGCATCCTCGAACAGCTTTTTCGAGAGTCTCGACCTGGGTTTGGCCACCCGCCTGCCTCCTCATTAATATTACAATTCGATTGTACAACGCAGCCGTTGAAAATTTGGGCGAATTGTATCCGTGCTCCGCACCGCTGTCAAGGAAGGCATCTAACGGAAAAGGCTATGGAATTTACGCATGATGCAAAACGCCATTATAAAATGGCTTGACACGGTCGATGCGAGGGGTGTACAAAAGTTCTTCCGCGGACCACCCTGTTTTATTCCTTTTGTCTACATTACGGCCCGACGAACGAGGCATATGGATGGATGAGCGATATAACGAGAAATTGTTGATCGAGAAGGAATTCGGCCCTCTCTGGTCCGGCGTCGACACGATCACCGTAGGAGATCGGATCTTCACGGCCATGGAGATGAAGAAGGCGTTCGATCTCTGGGCGACGGACGTGGTGGTGATCGATATGCACGTACTGCCCGATGGTCTTTTCGCCTTCCGCTTCTACGACGGCGACGATCGCACGATCGTCGTTTTCGTATTCGACAGGGAACTGAATATACTCCGCGAGCTTCGCGCCCATATCGCCGAGTGGCTCGACGATGAATATTACAAAAGCGGGATGGAGGCATATTTCGCCGAGAACATGGTAAAGATGCTTCGCCGTAAGGTCCTTGGGGGGGGAGAATAATGACGCTACCCTGCCGCAAGGCATCCGTACGATCGTCGGCAGCGCAGTGGAATGTCGACGCGTTGGTCCGCGCGGGAAGCGGAGACCTGCTCCCCTGCTTTTTCTCCGTGCTTCCAACCGGTTGCACCTTCCAGACGGTGTCGAGCGAAGAGGGGGAAAAGCTTCTGGATTCGGTTCGCACCGCGCTGGGCCCGACCGCATCCGTTCCCCAGGTGGTCAAGGGCGGCGCCTGCGGCGGCGAAGACGAGGACGGCGAGTTTCCTTTCGTCGGCGCGATGCTGTCGGTGACATGGGATTTTCCGCGGGAGGCCCGCGATTCCTTCGTCGTAAAGGTGAAGGAACTCCTTGGCGCATGCGAGGCATCGGCCTGATGCAGTCGTACCTGGAACTGGTCCATCAGCGCATCGAGGACAGGACGGCCAACGTCCTGTTGAACATCGAGAAGTTCGGTGAGGCCCAACTCCGATTCACGATAAGGCTTTTCACCGATTGCCTTGACGAAGAAACCCGGCAGCGCCTTCTGGCGGGCTATACCGAGTATCTGACCCAATCGGAGATACGGGATTTCGTCAAAGGGTTTCTCCCCGCCTACACGGAGTATGCCCTCGCGGAGCTTGCGGAAAAGAAACGGGACGGCGAGCGGTTCGATCCTCCATGGCTCACCCAGGAAGAATACCAGGAGATGACGGTCAGGGAAAAATGGCCGAAGATCGGCGCCAACCTGAACGATGTAGCGCCGTTGCAGCTTCGCCGGGAACTGGCGAAAGCGGGCCTTCTCCTGCGGCCATACATGCTTTCCGACCCGGGATTCAACGAGGGGACGCTCGAATTCGCCGTCTATTTCGACCTTGTCGACAGGCTCGGCACCGTTCCGGCCGAGGAACTACGGTCCGTTGCTGCCTCGGCAGGGCCGCTTGTCGAGCAGGCCGTTTCATCCGGGGCAGGTGAGGAGTGCGAGGACCTGCTCCGGAAAATCCGGATGCTAGTCGCGAAGACGGCGGGCCTTTCCCTGGACCCCCAATCCCTGATCGGGCCGGTAATGGAACGGTACCCCCGCGAAGGGCCGCCCGGCTGGAAGGTCCGCGAGTTGGGGAAGACGCTCGAAACGTTGTCCCTCAAGGACTTGCGCCTTACCGCTTTCGTCCATATGGACCTGTTGACGACCGAGGAAACCCGCGAGATCGTATCTACATTCGTAAGCCGATGGCCGTCCTTCTTCGACATCCCTTCCCGTTACCTCCGGGAACTGATCCTGGCCATTGCGGACAAGGTGCCTGAACGCGCCCTGACCTTCTTCTTCGAGCGGTACTCGGGCGGTCGCATGACGATGACGAAAGGCGCCGACTTCTTTGTCTGGAAACTCATGCCGGAGGAAGAGAAGATCGATCGCCTTCGCGAGGACAACGCCCGAATGGACCAGGCGATGATGGCGCGGCACCTCGCCAGGTACTTGTTGTCGGAGTCGCCCGGGGAACTCGTCGACGCGGGCCGGCAGATCGCGCTTCTGACCGATAAAAAATTCTCCATGAACCACGGTTCGATATTGAAAGGTTTCAGCGGGGAAGGAGGCGAGGAACGCCTCCGGAAACTGTATAACGAGATTTCGGTCCTGTCGCTGCGGATGATGGCAGCTCCGGAGGATGAGCATCCCGTTCTCTACCGGGAGATATGCCAACGCATCGCCGAATCGACCGGGATATTTCCGAATAATCCGGGAGGAGGTGCTTAGACGATGACGTTTGAATATATGGAGAAAATGGTGATGTACAAGGAGACGAAGGAAGGCCTCGTATCCGACATGGAATGGCTCCACCAGGCGGGGGAAGACGGCTGGGAGGCTGTCGCGGCCACTCCGCTCATCGCTCCCAACCGTGACGGAATCGCTTACGGGACGGTCGGATTGCATGTCATTCTCAAACGTCAAAAAAAGGTTTTATAAATAAAAATACCCCTTGACATATCCTCGCTATACGGGATATAAAATAAAACGTATTTCTAAAAAGAGTCCGCCCATCGGGTGGAAATTCCTGTTTTATAAGGGGTTTTCCCGTTTACCCCGGGTTTCATGCGGGGCCGGGGAATTTTTTCCATAAATCGACAAGAAAGGAGGGTGGTCTAGCAAGGAAACGACGGTTACTGCAAGGAAAGGCAGGGTATTAACTGCGGTCATCGCAAGCGCAAGGAAAATTTTCAAGGAGGGGAAGAATGGGAGACACGTGGCGTACTGAGAAAAAGCGGCCCACGATAAAAGTTCTGCCGTGGCCGGCCATCCCGGCGCCCACAGTCGACGAAGTCTACGCGGGCGTGGACGAGAAGAAAAAGGAATATTCCCTGTGGGTGGAATCCGCGGTCCGGCAGCAGTTCAACGCCGACAAGCCCGAATCCCTCGACGGGATCCGCGTGCTCGACTGCACGGCTAGCCAGCAGATCGGCCATTGGTGTTCTTCGCACTTCTCGGAATTGGGCGCGGAAGTCATCATGGTGGAACCGCCCGGCGGCGATCCGATGCGCACGCGCGCGCCTTTCGGCCGCGAGGAGTACATGTTCGAGGCGAAGAACGGCGAGAAGTGCGGCGCCCGGTTCCTGGCCGAAGCGCGTAACAAGTTCTCCGTCACCCTGGACCTCGAGAAGGATGAAGGCCGGGCATTGCTGAAGCAGATCATTCCGCAGGTCGACATCCTGATAGAAAATGCCGCCCCCGGACATTACGACAGCCTGGGAATCGGCTATCGGCAGCTTTCCGAAATCAACCCCAGGCTCGTCTACCTGTGGGTCGGCGAGCGTGGCCAGTGGGGCCCGCTGAAGGATCAGCCGGGCGCCCTGGATCCGGTCGGGCAGTGCTCGATGGGATTCACGCATGGCACCGGCGCGCCGGTGTCGTTCGGCGGCACCCCGACACGTTCGGGGTGGTGGCTGGCCGACCAGGTCGGCGGCACCTTCGCGGCGATCGGCACGATGGCGGCCCTTTACGCCCGTGAGCGGTTCCTCGGGACCGGCCAGTTCGTGGAGTGCACGGCGGCAGAGGGCGTCATCCGGATCATCGACTACAACTGGGGCTGGCACGGGATGGACGCCTCCATTCGGCCCCGCTACGGAAACTGGGACCTCGCCATCAACATCTACGCGGTCAATCCCTGCAAGGACGGGCAGATCATGGTCGGCGGCGGTCACGACCGCCTCTGGTTCCGGATCTGGCGTGCCTGCGGTAAGGCGAAGCCGGAGCTCGAGCAGCACATCTGCGAGGATCCGAAGCTCCGCGTGGTCACCGACCGTCTCCCCCACTACATCCAGGTCGAGACGTACACGACCCTGGTCGAGTGGATGAAGGACCTCACCCGGTTCGAATGCGAAACCGCGCTGCAGGAAGAGGAAGTGGCCTCGGGCGGCGTTTCGTTCATCGACGAGGTTTGCGAGTTCCCGCATTACAAGTACCGCGGACACATCGAGATGGTCGACGACCTCAATTACGGTAAGGTCCTGATCGGCGGGTCCGGATTCATCGGCATGAACACGCCGGGCCGCATCAAGTGGATCGGCAGGACGGTCGGAC
The genomic region above belongs to Deltaproteobacteria bacterium and contains:
- a CDS encoding DUF3109 family protein, with product MKIDPLIFRAKFPETCRLEQCRSRCCRFGVWADTAEMRNILSNRDLFLPYVRPEAADPSSWFGRTEPDTDCPSGMAVETVVVGDACAFFHPNHGCALQKGAIEAGLHEWRFKPRFCVMFPLVLSEGTLTVDEEMKSLWCMKAKNRTHPITDSVRKEVRFLFGQEMLKTLTRSPQPR
- a CDS encoding 4-oxalocrotonate tautomerase family protein, translating into MPYVNIRITREGATAEQKARLIEGVTRLLKETLGKNPATTVVTIDEVETDNWGIAGETVTVRRKRGQ
- the atpB gene encoding F0F1 ATP synthase subunit A, encoding MRRWLTGIAALMCMPATAMAAEEHGFSFFMALPGGKQYYYVYAALFVAGLLAVLSFLVVGSKKPEEMVVPEPRLTFRNFFELILGFLTSIGEDILGHHAKKYMPLLATCFVFILFMNLMGLIPGLLPPTQKMNITVGLAVVIFLSTHIFGVVENGLPYFKHFLGPVWWLAPIMLPIEIISHLARPLSLSLRLMGNITGDHAVVGGFMALAFVGWAVPSLFMGLGVFVSFMQAFIFTVLSMIYISGAVVHAEEH
- a CDS encoding AtpZ/AtpI family protein, with protein sequence MAISVVVGLAVGYYLDKWLGTSPWLTILWLGFGFAAGVRSLYRSAVRSEKDLEKIEEKKRKPGGK
- a CDS encoding CoA transferase; amino-acid sequence: MGDTWRTEKKRPTIKVLPWPAIPAPTVDEVYAGVDEKKKEYSLWVESAVRQQFNADKPESLDGIRVLDCTASQQIGHWCSSHFSELGAEVIMVEPPGGDPMRTRAPFGREEYMFEAKNGEKCGARFLAEARNKFSVTLDLEKDEGRALLKQIIPQVDILIENAAPGHYDSLGIGYRQLSEINPRLVYLWVGERGQWGPLKDQPGALDPVGQCSMGFTHGTGAPVSFGGTPTRSGWWLADQVGGTFAAIGTMAALYARERFLGTGQFVECTAAEGVIRIIDYNWGWHGMDASIRPRYGNWDLAINIYAVNPCKDGQIMVGGGHDRLWFRIWRACGKAKPELEQHICEDPKLRVVTDRLPHYIQVETYTTLVEWMKDLTRFECETALQEEEVASGGVSFIDEVCEFPHYKYRGHIEMVDDLNYGKVLIGGSGFIGMNTPGRIKWIGRTVGQDNEDVFRRLAGLNREDLASLKKGGVI
- a CDS encoding ATP synthase F0 subunit C, producing MFRRITISFLLALLVVAAASVAFAAEEGAAAAAGGSNVKTFIALAAGFGIAIASFGGALGQGKAIAAGLEGIARNPSAQNKIFIPMIVGLALIESLVIYTLVIAFILVGKL
- a CDS encoding ATP synthase subunit I, whose product is MASEAPGGAETDPPAGSDHRAGKDGTDGPSLRSAERKILLSAGLILGGIAVAGRFGMLPGAVCGAAIAYGNFFLIRKILEKALPGGGPIRKEFVVQYVLKFLGLVAVVYLVIRSGWFDALGFLLGLSCLFLGILLEGLTRAVGQKTG
- the hemL gene encoding glutamate-1-semialdehyde 2,1-aminomutase, which encodes MAKPRSRLSKKLFEDAKKVIPGGVNSPVRAFRSVGGTPLFIAKAKGARVTDVDGNTYIDYVSSWGPMILGHAHPKVVAAIRSAAGRGTSYGAPTEGEVRLAKLIRRAFPSMKKVRLVSSGTEAAMSAVRLARGFTGRDKIVKFEGCYHGHADSMLVKAGSGVLTFGQPDSPGVPKDLARHTLTANFNDAASVQRLFEANKGEIAAVIVEPVPGNMGVIPPAPGFLDTLRELTNKEGALLIFDEVISGFRVAFGGAQEFLGIEPDLTVLGKIIGGGLPVGAFGGRGDVMDALSPVGPVYQAGTLSGNPLAVAAGIACLTELSQKGTYRKLGEKADYLAEGLYGVFDKSGVKSWTNRVGSMSTVFFQEGPVVDYATARRSDTAAYAKYFHGMLSNGVYIAPSQFEAGFVSLAHTRKDLDRTIDAARNAVAAMDGSMSRRPRTDGSDRRK